The Paenibacillus sp. FSL R7-0345 DNA segment TCCAGCTTGCAGTATGCCGGGTTCATGCGCAGTGCGTCATGCAGCTGTGCGGCCTCCGTCAACAGAACCCCGTTGACCTTAAGCAGCACTTCGCCCGGCAGGATGCCCATTTCCTCAGCCGGGCTGTCCGGCAGGACGGCCAGCACCTTGCGGCCGACCGGCGGATGCACGAAGCTGGGGCTGGTACTGCGCTCCTCCAGAGCGCTGTACCAGTTCAGGCCTTCGTGCAGGAGAAGCGCGAGCAGCGCCGCAACCAGCGTCAGCGGGCTCCAGGCCGACGCCAGCAGGCTGACGCCCAGGAGGATAACGCTGTACGCCAGCAGCCGGCCTGAGGTGCGGGCGGCCTTGCGCGCCGGCAGCAGGCTCAGGGTCATCTCGCTGAAGCCGATGATGACCGGCAGCGACACCAGCCCAAGCCCGCCGCCCAGCAGCGGCTGCCAGGGCAGATCACCGGTTCCCGCTCCGGAGGGAACCAGCAGGAACAGCGGCAGCGGCCAGAAGGCCTCCAGCTGGTAGCCGCCGATGACCTTGCCGCGCTTGCCTTCCAGGAAGAGCGGCGCCGCCAGGCGCGCGCCCTGCCAGCGCGCAAGCAGTGCTTCGGCCAGATGGAGCATCCCGGCCAGTACGAGCAGCGCCGGGATGTCCATCTCCCGCAGCGCGGTAACCAGCCGCCCTACCGTTCCGTCCTGCAATGCGTCCGGGAAGAAGGAGAAAATGAACTGTATAATACCTAGCAAACCAATAGAGTAGGCAAAGCACAGAAAGCGCACGCGGAAGAGCAGCAGAACCAGGCTGACAATCCAGATACAGATTACAGCATCAGGAGGCAGCGAAATTCCCAGGGCAACAGCCGCCACGGAAACGAGCAGCCCCATCACCAGTCCGCTCCACACCGTCCGCCACGTTTCCAGCCCCCAGCTATGCTGCTTTACATGAATCAGCTTGCGCTCCTGCGCCACCTGCCTGCGGTAATAAAGGACAATAAACAGAAGGGCGATGTAATAATACGGTTGAATCAGCAGATGTATGACCGCTGTGCCCAAGCTTGTAAGCAGTTCTAGCATATCATTCAAACTGTCGTCACACTCCTTATACTCGCTTTATGTATTTTCTTAAAATAATAGGTATGCAGCTTATAAAAAAAAGAAGGCTGAATTCAGCCTTCTTACTTGTTCGACGCGGCTTTCTGGATTTCCTTCCGCACCTCTTCGATTCCCCGGTTGCGCTGGTTGTCATTGGCCGGGTCCTGAATGACCTTGATCAGAGCCAGCTCCAAAGCTTCGGCAGTTTTGGCGTCGATGGCGCCGGTTGCCTGCAGCTTGGATGTACTCTGGAATTTCTTCACTGCCTCTTTCGTCGCAGCGTCAAAATATCCGTCCTTCCGGCCCGGCTTATAGCCAAGGCCATCCAGCATCGTCTGCGCGCTTTTCACATCAGAGCTGTTCATATTGTATTGCAGCGTTACACTCTTGTTAATCGGTGCCACCGAGAAATAATCCGGCTGGGCTACTGCGATATCCGGCTCAATGCCTTTGCCGTGAATCCAGGTGCCGTCCGGGGTCAGCCACTTGGCAATCGTAATCTTCAGCAGGCTGCCGTCGCCCAGCTCTCTTTCGAAGCTGGTCTGCACCGTCCCCTTGCCGAAGGAATGTTCACCAATCAGCTTGGCTCCCGCAGATTGCTGCAGCGCTCCTGCCAGAATCTCCGAAGCGCTGGCGCTTCCCTTGTTCATCAGCACTACAACCGGATAGTCCTTGCTCGAGCCTTTAGAGGTACTGACTTCACGAGTTTTATCCTTACTTTCCACCTGGACAATAGTCTTGCCCGCAGGCACAAACTGCTCTGCCATCTCGATAACCCGCTGCAGCACACCGCCCGGATCATTGCGCACATCAATGACAAGCCCCTTCATGCCCTGCTTCTCCAGATTGTTCAGCTCTTCCTTAAACCGCTCAGCGGTATTCATCGAGAACTGGGTCACTTCAATGACGCCGACTCCGTCCTTCTCCATAGTGGCATAGACGGTCTCCAGCTTCACATCATCGCGGGTAATAACAAATTCCAGCGGCTCCGCCGAACCAGTACGCTGTACCTTAAGCGTTGCCTTACTGCCTTTGGGCCCGCGGATCTTGGCAACAGCGTCATTCAGTTCCAGCCCTTCCAGCGTTTCGCCGTTTACGGACAGAATGACGTCCTTGGCCTGAATCCCGGCCTTTTCGGCCGGAGCTCCCTTAATCGGGGACACAACGACAACCTTGCCGTTATCCGAGGATACCTCTGCGCCAATGCCGGAGAAGGAGCCTTCAATGCTCTCTTCAAACTTCTCTGCTGTTTCCTTGCCCATATAATTGGAATAAGGGTCGCCCAGTGCTTCCATCATACCGTTGACAGCACCGTCGATCAGCTTGTTCCGGTCCACCGTATCGTAGTAGTTATCTTCAATCAGGTTCAGCGCGGTGCCCAGCTTCTGGGATTCCTTATCCTGCAGGCCGCCACCTGTCTGCAAAACAGCTGTAACCCCTTCTCCCGCAGCTTGTCCGACAACCTGCATATAACCTGTCACGCCCAGGGTTAGAAGACTGCCGCAGAGCAGCGCAGCGACGATCATAAAGACCGCCGTGCTTTTCTTTAACATGATGTTCCCACCGTCCCTTCTGTCCATTCTCTCAAGCCCGCACCCGTCCGGCAAGGACGGTATCTCTTCCAGTATATGCCGCAGTGCGGATTAATATTTATTTCGCAGATCAAACTTATGATTTTTCAGGGTTAATCTACAGATAAGGCATCGGATCAACAGTCTTGCCGTCTACCCGAACTTCAAAGTGCAGATGCGGTCCGGTGGAGCGTCCAGTGGAGCCGGATTCGGCAATTACTTCACCTCTGGAAACCTTGTCTCCAGGAGAAACCTTGAGGCCGCCCTCACGGATGTGGCCGTAAAGCGTCCATACACCGCCGCCGTGGTCAATAATGACGCAGTAGCCGTAGCCGCTCCACCATTCGGCCACCAGGACAGTACCCGAGTCCGCAGCATGAATGCTCGTTCCCTGCGGAACTGCAAAGTCTACGCCGGTATGCATTTTGCCGACCTCACCCGTTACCGGATGCGTCCGCTTTCCGTAACCCGAAGAGATCCGCGCCGAACCTACAGGCAGCAGGAACGGCCCGTCGCCGCCGGAATACTCCGAGGAGGAGCTTACACTGCTTACACCGCTGGAAGCCTTGGCCTTCGCTTTAGCTGCTGCTGCTTTGCGCGCCGCTTCCGCTTTGGCTGCTGCCGCTTTCGCTGCCGCCGCTCTGCGTGCCGCTTCCTCCGCTTTCAGCTTGTTCTTCTGTGTTTCGAGTGCGGAACGGTCACTGGCCAATTGCACCAGCTTGGCTTCCTGCTCCTCGGAAATTTCACCGGAAACAAGAATTTCTTCATCATAATAAGCAATAAGCTCCTGCTTCTCCGCTTCCTTCTCTTTAAGAATGCTGCGCTGATCCTCCAGATCGGTATACAGCTGCTTGGCATTGGCATACTGCCCTTCCAGCTCGATCTTCTTAGCCACCACGGTCTCTTTATCCAGCTTGTGCTGCTCCAGCAGATCCTGGTCCTGGTCTACGATCATTTTAAGCGAATCGGCCCGGTCCAGAAAATCCGAAAAGCTGGTCGAAGACAGCAGCACGTCAAGATAGGAAACTGCCCCATCTGTATACATCAGGCGGACACGGGATTCCAGCAGCTTTTCACGCGAAGCAATCCGTTCCTCAGCATCACTCAGCTCGGTTGCCGTTACATTCAGCGACTCCTCGGTGCTGGCGATTTTGCCGGAAATGGCCGTCATTTCACCCTTCACCTGCGCAATCTGACCCAAGACATAGTCGAGATTCTGCGTCGTTTTGTTCTTATAGTGCTGTGCCTCCTGATTACGGGAAGCCGCCTTCTCCTGTGCGGCCTTAGCGGCCTGCACCTCTTGCTGCAGCTTCTTCAGCTGCTGATCTATTTCAGCGACAGTTGTCTTTTTGGCATATCCGTCAGAGGATCCTAAAAAAGTGACAGCCAGCAGGGCTACGGCTAATCCGGCAGCAATCTTCTTCAACTTGCACTCCCCATCCTTTTACTCCGAAATTTATAATGTCATTCTCTTGTCAGAAACAGCTCTACACCTTCAAAAACTTGCGGATCGATACGGTACTTCCCCAAATTCCGATCAGCATACCCAGACCTATCAGCAGTCCGCTCATCAGAACCCAGATTTCATTGAACGGAATCAGCTGCAGGCCCAGCATCGGATCTCCCTGGACGGAGCGGGTCAGACTGCTGTAACCGAGAAACAGAATCCCAGAGGTCACCAGCGAGCCGATCAGCCCGATCAAAGCCCCTTCAATAAAAAACGGCCAGCGGATAAAAGCATTCGTCGCCCCCACCAGCTTCATAATGCCGATTTCCTTGCGGCGGGCGAGAATCGTTACACGAATCGTATTGGAGATCAGGAACATGGACATCAAGGCCAGTCCTGCCACAAAAATAAAGCCTATATTGCGCACAGCACGCGTAATCTTAAACAGTGTCTCCACTGAGCCTTTACCGTAGTTCACTTTATATATCGGCTGTTCAGTATGAGTTTTGTTTAGTGCTTCTATCTTATCTGCTACAAACGGGACTGTGGTCGGTTCGATAACTTCAACCAGCAGCTTGTCCGGCAGCGGATTATTATCTTCGTCAAAGCCATCAAGCAGCTCAGCTGCATCCGGTCCCATATCCTCACGGAACTCAATCAGCCCCTGCTCCTTGGATACGAACTCCACCTTGCTTACTTCCGGCATGCTCCCGATTTCGTTCTGCAGGGTTTCCCGCATCTTCTGATCGGTATTAAGCGTCAGATGCACATTGATCTGCACCTGGCTGTCCGCCTTGTCGGCGATGGAATTCACATTAAGTACAAGCAGTATAAAGACACCGAGCACGAATAGGGAGACGACGATAGACGTGATGGAAGCCACCGACATCCAGCCGTTGCGGAATACGTTTTTGAAGCCTTCCCGCATGTGGCGCAAGAAGGTTTTAAAACTCATAACCGTATTCCCCTCTCACCTGGTCTCTGACAATGTTGCCATGCTCGATCGCCAGCACCCGTTTGCGCATCTTATTAACAATATCCCTGTTGTGGGTAGCCATTACAATCGTTGTGCCGCGGAAATTGATTTCGTCAAGCAGCTGCATGATGCCCCAGGAGGTCTCCGGGTCCAGGTTACCGGTAGGCTCGTCCGCAATAATAACCGACGGATTGTTGACAATTGCCCGGGCAATTGCAATCCGCTGCTGCTCTCCGCCTGAGAGCTGGGAAGGTTCGCGGTTCGCTTTGCTGCGCAGTCCTACGAGATCAAGCACTTCGTTGACACGCTTCTTAATGATTTTCTTGGGGGCCTCAATAACCTCCATCGCAAAAGCAACATTCTCGTAAGCTGTCAGCTTCGGCAGCAGCCGGAAGTCCTGGAACACTACGCCGATATTGCGCCTTACATAAGGAATTTTACGCGGCTTCAGCTTGCCTATATTGAACCCGCCTACTGAAATCTGGCCTTTCGTCGGTGTTTCTTCTCTATAAATTAATTTCATAAAGGTTGATTTTCCTGCGCCGGACGGTCCGACGACATACACGAATTCATTGCGGTCAATCTTGACGGATATTCCCTGAAGAGCGTTAGTCCCGTTGGGATACGTTTTCCACACATCCTGCATTTCGATCAAAGTTATCACTTCCCGATTTTGTCGTATTCTGCCGGCCGTTCGTCAGGTTCGACACCAGACCGCAGAAGCTTCCATAAACTGCCCTAACCACAAGCTTATCTATTGTAACAAATCTGTAACCAGTTTAGTACCCCGAAAGTTTTTCTGAACCCGGTCATATACATAAAACAAGCCCACGAATAGCGGGTTGCCGTTACTTTGTAATACATTCGAGCATCGCTTAACAAATTCCTGCCAGCCGCTGCAGCTTCATCTATATATCGGCCGGAATGCATAATCCGTAAGCTTTTATTTCCGGCCTGCGCTGCTGCCCTGCGCAAATCCGCCGCCCCGAAGGAGACCTTCTGATGAAAAAAATCCACCTCGCCCTCATTGCGGCCATCACGCTGCTGCTGACCGGATCCCTGCTAGCCGGCGGGCTTCATGTATATGGAGGCCAGCAGACCCTGCCCAAGAACACCCGGCTGGCCGGCTGGGAGATCGGCGGCATGGACATAGCCGAAGTCCGCAGCGTACTGGCAGTCCGGCTGAAGGCCCTTGAATCCCTTCCCCTGGTTCTCAAGGCAGGCGCTAATACAGAGATGACCGTTACCCTGCAGCAGGCTGGTGTGACTTATGAAGCTGAGGACTTCCTTCAGGGTTTGAAGGCATTGGCTGAAGGAAGAATGCTTGAGCGGGCCAAAACCCGGCACCATTTCGCAGAAAGCTGGGAGCTGGGCATCCATCTGGAAATAGACCAGCTACAGTCAAGCTTAAGTCCGGCCTGGGAAAACGAATCCTTCGGCATTCCGGCTGATGCCACCCGGCGCATTACTGACGATGACC contains these protein-coding regions:
- the ftsX gene encoding permease-like cell division protein FtsX, coding for MSFKTFLRHMREGFKNVFRNGWMSVASITSIVVSLFVLGVFILLVLNVNSIADKADSQVQINVHLTLNTDQKMRETLQNEIGSMPEVSKVEFVSKEQGLIEFREDMGPDAAELLDGFDEDNNPLPDKLLVEVIEPTTVPFVADKIEALNKTHTEQPIYKVNYGKGSVETLFKITRAVRNIGFIFVAGLALMSMFLISNTIRVTILARRKEIGIMKLVGATNAFIRWPFFIEGALIGLIGSLVTSGILFLGYSSLTRSVQGDPMLGLQLIPFNEIWVLMSGLLIGLGMLIGIWGSTVSIRKFLKV
- the ftsE gene encoding cell division ATP-binding protein FtsE; the protein is MIEMQDVWKTYPNGTNALQGISVKIDRNEFVYVVGPSGAGKSTFMKLIYREETPTKGQISVGGFNIGKLKPRKIPYVRRNIGVVFQDFRLLPKLTAYENVAFAMEVIEAPKKIIKKRVNEVLDLVGLRSKANREPSQLSGGEQQRIAIARAIVNNPSVIIADEPTGNLDPETSWGIMQLLDEINFRGTTIVMATHNRDIVNKMRKRVLAIEHGNIVRDQVRGEYGYEF
- a CDS encoding peptidoglycan DD-metalloendopeptidase family protein; translation: MKKIAAGLAVALLAVTFLGSSDGYAKKTTVAEIDQQLKKLQQEVQAAKAAQEKAASRNQEAQHYKNKTTQNLDYVLGQIAQVKGEMTAISGKIASTEESLNVTATELSDAEERIASREKLLESRVRLMYTDGAVSYLDVLLSSTSFSDFLDRADSLKMIVDQDQDLLEQHKLDKETVVAKKIELEGQYANAKQLYTDLEDQRSILKEKEAEKQELIAYYDEEILVSGEISEEQEAKLVQLASDRSALETQKNKLKAEEAARRAAAAKAAAAKAEAARKAAAAKAKAKASSGVSSVSSSSEYSGGDGPFLLPVGSARISSGYGKRTHPVTGEVGKMHTGVDFAVPQGTSIHAADSGTVLVAEWWSGYGYCVIIDHGGGVWTLYGHIREGGLKVSPGDKVSRGEVIAESGSTGRSTGPHLHFEVRVDGKTVDPMPYL
- a CDS encoding PDZ domain-containing protein, yielding MLELLTSLGTAVIHLLIQPYYYIALLFIVLYYRRQVAQERKLIHVKQHSWGLETWRTVWSGLVMGLLVSVAAVALGISLPPDAVICIWIVSLVLLLFRVRFLCFAYSIGLLGIIQFIFSFFPDALQDGTVGRLVTALREMDIPALLVLAGMLHLAEALLARWQGARLAAPLFLEGKRGKVIGGYQLEAFWPLPLFLLVPSGAGTGDLPWQPLLGGGLGLVSLPVIIGFSEMTLSLLPARKAARTSGRLLAYSVILLGVSLLASAWSPLTLVAALLALLLHEGLNWYSALEERSTSPSFVHPPVGRKVLAVLPDSPAEEMGILPGEVLLKVNGVLLTEAAQLHDALRMNPAYCKLEVQNRDGESKYMQRPIYDGDHHQLGMILVPEPDEAVTAAAKPTSIFGIIGMKTGTRTRRRGITPAGLKRTGAEVNQPASSSVKPQPAEPVKTETLDA
- a CDS encoding S41 family peptidase → MLKKSTAVFMIVAALLCGSLLTLGVTGYMQVVGQAAGEGVTAVLQTGGGLQDKESQKLGTALNLIEDNYYDTVDRNKLIDGAVNGMMEALGDPYSNYMGKETAEKFEESIEGSFSGIGAEVSSDNGKVVVVSPIKGAPAEKAGIQAKDVILSVNGETLEGLELNDAVAKIRGPKGSKATLKVQRTGSAEPLEFVITRDDVKLETVYATMEKDGVGVIEVTQFSMNTAERFKEELNNLEKQGMKGLVIDVRNDPGGVLQRVIEMAEQFVPAGKTIVQVESKDKTREVSTSKGSSKDYPVVVLMNKGSASASEILAGALQQSAGAKLIGEHSFGKGTVQTSFERELGDGSLLKITIAKWLTPDGTWIHGKGIEPDIAVAQPDYFSVAPINKSVTLQYNMNSSDVKSAQTMLDGLGYKPGRKDGYFDAATKEAVKKFQSTSKLQATGAIDAKTAEALELALIKVIQDPANDNQRNRGIEEVRKEIQKAASNK